In a single window of the Pontibacter russatus genome:
- a CDS encoding DUF4297 domain-containing protein: MVLKDKIVSTRPREKSGSTSSSRFNYQKDWSLCKLIETHTSLSDYVIIFDWHEDLIIMDSEHDPKTVQFYQIKGKKSGNWTLKKLIEAEKGKNGKVLLSIIGKLYDCKAKYDIETTSLNFISNARFSVDLEDKTSSLSKDNICVVELSVKNKAEILSRLKTEHSLMSDPVYEDITFLKVIDLSLDESSGHAKGKITDFLDGLYPEKKFNVPSVYRMLFDEVKRRANYNKETLTYKDLISNKAIGKSQFERIIKATGIDKNYDALWSDINNELISDCVTFSERKKLNHNWKKLEIERMEPNNDYLFKHIEQIRIIVQEEENNNGFVGITLSSCVENVLAKFKSSMNLRTNYDEYYIKAMILSEIYE, encoded by the coding sequence ATGGTCCTAAAGGATAAGATCGTATCAACAAGACCACGTGAGAAATCTGGTTCAACTTCATCTAGCCGTTTTAATTATCAAAAGGACTGGAGTTTATGTAAGTTAATTGAAACTCATACATCTCTTAGCGACTATGTTATAATCTTTGACTGGCATGAAGATTTGATAATTATGGATTCAGAACATGATCCAAAGACGGTTCAATTCTATCAAATTAAAGGCAAAAAGTCTGGCAACTGGACTCTTAAAAAGTTAATAGAAGCAGAAAAGGGTAAAAATGGTAAGGTGTTACTATCTATAATTGGTAAACTTTATGATTGCAAAGCAAAATACGATATAGAGACAACATCATTAAATTTTATATCAAATGCTAGATTCAGCGTTGATTTAGAAGATAAAACATCCTCTCTATCAAAAGATAATATTTGTGTAGTCGAATTATCTGTTAAAAATAAAGCAGAAATATTAAGCCGGCTAAAAACCGAGCACTCCTTGATGTCAGATCCAGTGTATGAGGATATTACATTTTTAAAGGTTATAGATTTAAGCCTTGATGAAAGCTCTGGTCATGCTAAGGGCAAAATCACAGATTTCTTAGATGGACTTTATCCTGAAAAAAAGTTCAATGTACCTTCTGTATACAGAATGTTATTTGATGAAGTTAAAAGGAGAGCAAATTATAATAAGGAAACACTAACCTATAAAGATTTAATTTCTAATAAAGCTATAGGTAAAAGTCAATTTGAGAGGATTATTAAAGCAACAGGAATAGATAAAAATTATGATGCCCTTTGGAGCGACATCAATAATGAGTTAATAAGTGATTGCGTGACATTTTCTGAACGTAAGAAACTAAATCATAATTGGAAGAAGCTCGAAATAGAAAGGATGGAGCCAAATAACGATTATTTGTTCAAACATATTGAGCAGATACGAATAATAGTCCAAGAGGAAGAGAATAATAATGGATTTGTTGGGATAACACTCAGTAGCTGTGTTGAAAATGTGCTTGCTAAATTTAAGAGTAGCATGAATTTAAGGACCAACTACGATGAATACTATATCAAAGCTATGATCCTATCAGAAATATATGAATAA